From a single Helicovermis profundi genomic region:
- a CDS encoding DUF5673 domain-containing protein, with translation MNLVFNLGAMVMLAAFTYLNYKNLSKSLLSAGKILIEKHINKKLYFSGVVVLIVMYPLSIFARGVEFNSVVISSIGVLLLVMVSFFVTYKTSSFYICENGVVLKSIFYDFSRVKRYSYIEKKNKLKISIEVQGNNGKEFQYFYTIKEEERSSVSKIFRENIGSKNKKNKKK, from the coding sequence ATGAATTTAGTATTTAATTTAGGTGCAATGGTAATGCTCGCGGCTTTTACATATTTGAATTATAAAAATTTAAGTAAATCACTTTTAAGTGCAGGCAAAATTTTAATAGAAAAGCATATTAATAAAAAATTATATTTTTCTGGGGTGGTTGTTCTTATTGTAATGTATCCATTATCTATTTTCGCTAGAGGAGTAGAGTTTAATTCAGTGGTTATCTCTTCAATAGGAGTTTTATTACTTGTAATGGTGAGCTTTTTTGTGACATATAAAACAAGTTCATTTTACATTTGCGAAAATGGTGTGGTTTTAAAAAGTATTTTTTATGATTTTTCTAGAGTAAAAAGATATTCTTATATTGAAAAAAAGAATAAACTAAAGATATCTATTGAGGTACAAGGTAATAATGGAAAAGAATTTCAATATTTTTATACTATTAAAGAAGAGGAAAGATCATCAGTAAGTAAAATTTTTAGAGAAAATATTGGTTCAAAAAATAAAAAAAATAAAAAAAAATAG
- a CDS encoding universal stress protein: MKKILVPIDALGLNEKTFNYARDLSKLYGADILLLNVVSSNNMASRITPNITMYNNYFDNIDMQDTFKISNQILENEKLKFTSVGIECSIKSDIGNIALVIIDVSEEEKVDMIIMPDKSDSAIKHFLLGNITDKVVHHASVPVLVVK, translated from the coding sequence ATGAAAAAAATACTTGTTCCAATTGATGCTCTTGGGTTAAATGAAAAAACATTTAATTATGCAAGAGATTTATCAAAATTATATGGAGCTGATATTCTCTTATTAAATGTAGTTAGCAGTAACAATATGGCATCAAGAATTACTCCGAATATTACAATGTATAATAATTATTTTGATAATATTGATATGCAAGACACCTTTAAGATTTCGAATCAAATACTTGAAAATGAAAAATTGAAATTTACGAGTGTTGGAATTGAGTGTTCTATAAAATCTGATATAGGTAATATTGCACTTGTTATTATTGATGTTTCTGAAGAAGAAAAAGTAGATATGATTATTATGCCAGATAAAAGTGATTCAGCAATAAAACATTTTTTGCTTGGGAATATTACTGATAAAGTAGTACATCATGCTAGTGTACCAGTTCTTGTTGTAAAATAA
- the nuoF gene encoding NADH-quinone oxidoreductase subunit NuoF, whose product MSKIRSHIMVCGGTGCVSSSSEEIISSLKSELKKNGYDKEIKVVKTGCFGFCGQGPIVKIHPDNVFYVKVKPEDAKEIIEEQIIKGRKVERLLYSEPVTDIKLDEYSKMNFYKKQYRIALRNCGLINPEDINEYIAFNGYEALGKVLTEMTQDDVIKVIKDSGLRGRGGGGFPTGLKWEFTKRSINDQKYIICNADEGDPGAFMDRSILEGDPHSVLEAMAIGAYAIGANHGVIYIRAEYPLAIHRLEIALKQARELGLLGNNIFSSDFNFDIEIKFGAGAFVCGEETALIHSVEGCRGEPTKKPPYPAESGYNGKPTCVNNVETFANITSIINKGSKWFSSIGTEKSKGTKVFALAGKVNNVGLVEVPMGTTLREIIYDIGGGITDDKDFKAVQTGGPSGGVITKADLDTPIDYESLKSIGSMMGSGGMIVMDEDNCMVNIAKFYLEFTQDESCGKCTPCRVGTKRMYEILDRITNGEGVPEDIDKLIELGNMIKDTALCGLGQTAPNPVLSTLHYFREEYEAHINDKKCFTGTCKALAKYSIDPEKCIGCTACARKCPVDCISGSPKEVHVIDQDKCIACGACYDACKFDAVIKP is encoded by the coding sequence ATGTCTAAAATCCGAAGTCATATAATGGTTTGTGGTGGAACAGGTTGCGTGTCATCTAGTAGCGAAGAAATAATTTCGTCTCTTAAAAGTGAACTTAAAAAGAATGGATATGATAAAGAAATAAAAGTTGTTAAAACTGGTTGTTTTGGATTCTGTGGTCAAGGACCTATTGTAAAAATCCACCCAGATAATGTTTTTTATGTAAAAGTAAAACCTGAAGATGCAAAAGAAATTATTGAAGAACAAATTATTAAAGGTAGAAAAGTGGAACGTCTATTATATAGTGAACCTGTAACTGATATAAAACTTGACGAATACAGCAAAATGAATTTTTACAAAAAACAATATAGAATTGCACTTAGAAACTGTGGTTTAATTAACCCAGAAGATATAAATGAGTACATAGCATTTAACGGCTATGAAGCACTTGGTAAAGTATTGACTGAAATGACTCAAGATGATGTTATTAAAGTTATTAAAGATAGTGGACTTCGAGGAAGAGGCGGCGGTGGCTTCCCTACTGGCCTTAAGTGGGAATTTACAAAACGATCTATTAATGATCAAAAATACATTATATGTAATGCTGATGAAGGTGATCCAGGCGCGTTTATGGATAGATCAATTTTAGAAGGTGATCCTCATAGTGTCCTTGAAGCTATGGCAATTGGAGCATATGCAATTGGAGCAAATCACGGTGTAATTTATATTAGAGCGGAATATCCACTTGCTATTCATAGACTTGAAATTGCTCTTAAACAAGCTAGAGAATTGGGCCTACTTGGCAACAATATATTTAGTAGTGATTTTAACTTCGATATTGAAATTAAATTTGGAGCAGGCGCTTTTGTATGCGGAGAAGAAACTGCTTTAATTCATTCAGTTGAAGGATGTAGAGGAGAACCTACGAAAAAACCTCCATACCCTGCTGAATCTGGTTACAACGGCAAGCCAACATGTGTTAATAATGTTGAAACTTTTGCAAACATTACTTCTATTATCAACAAAGGTTCAAAGTGGTTCAGTTCTATTGGCACAGAAAAATCTAAAGGAACAAAAGTTTTTGCTCTTGCTGGTAAAGTGAATAATGTAGGACTAGTTGAAGTTCCAATGGGAACAACTCTTAGAGAAATAATATACGACATCGGTGGTGGTATTACTGATGATAAAGATTTTAAAGCCGTTCAGACAGGCGGACCTTCTGGTGGCGTTATAACTAAAGCTGATTTAGATACTCCAATTGACTATGAAAGTTTAAAAAGTATAGGATCAATGATGGGTTCTGGTGGTATGATTGTTATGGACGAAGATAACTGTATGGTAAACATAGCAAAATTCTATCTTGAATTCACTCAAGATGAATCGTGTGGTAAATGTACACCTTGTAGAGTTGGAACAAAGAGAATGTATGAAATTCTTGACAGAATTACAAATGGTGAAGGTGTTCCAGAAGATATTGATAAGTTAATTGAACTTGGCAATATGATTAAAGATACTGCTCTTTGCGGACTAGGTCAAACTGCTCCTAACCCTGTTCTTAGCACATTACATTATTTTAGAGAGGAATACGAAGCTCATATTAATGACAAAAAATGTTTTACTGGCACTTGTAAAGCACTTGCGAAATATTCAATTGATCCTGAAAAATGTATTGGTTGTACTGCATGTGCTAGAAAATGCCCAGTAGATTGTATTTCAGGTTCACCAAAAGAAGTACATGTAATTGATCAAGATAAATGTATCGCGTGTGGTGCTTGTTATGACGCATGTAAATTTGATGCTGTAATTAAGCCTTAA
- a CDS encoding NADH-dependent [FeFe] hydrogenase, group A6, with translation MEMIKLKINGFDVEVPKGTTILEASKSVNVHIPTLCHLDLKGFGIVNQVASCRVCVVEVEGRPTLVPSCAEKVTNGMVVTTDSIRAITGRRMAVELLLSNHPKECLTCPKNLDCELQQLAHDLGVREIKWEGEMMNYVKDTSSFSLVKDPNKCVMCRRCETMCNEVQTVNVLSAVNRGFNTFVGPAFNIDMADSSCTFCGQCVAVCPTAALTEVNNTHKVWMDLNNPKKHVVVQVAPAVRVAIGELFGMEPGTISTGQIAAALRRMGFDGIFDTDFGADLTIMEEASELVHRIQHNGTLPMLTSCCPAWVKFFEHQFPDMLDIPSTCRSPQIMLGAIAKTYYAEKKKLDPKNISVVSIMPCLAKKAEAARTELSKDHNNNVDVVITTREFAQMLKEATIDFSTLGEEDFDSILGESTGASVIFGTTGGVIEAAVRTAYEWITGDELKDVEFTQLRGLEGIREATVKVGDLDLNIGIAHGLGNARKLLEDIRAGKSKYHAIEIMACPGGCIGGGGQPYHHGDMDIIRKRQEAIYQEDRNKTKRKSHENTQILKLYEEYLGKPYGDKAHSLLHTHYTAKDKI, from the coding sequence ATGGAAATGATTAAACTTAAAATAAACGGCTTCGATGTAGAAGTCCCAAAAGGAACTACTATTCTTGAAGCGTCAAAATCAGTAAACGTTCACATTCCAACTCTTTGCCACTTAGATCTTAAAGGTTTTGGAATTGTAAACCAAGTAGCATCTTGTAGAGTTTGCGTTGTTGAAGTTGAAGGAAGACCAACCCTAGTACCATCATGTGCAGAAAAAGTTACTAATGGTATGGTTGTAACAACCGATTCAATAAGAGCAATTACTGGAAGAAGAATGGCTGTAGAACTTTTACTTTCAAATCACCCAAAAGAATGCTTAACTTGTCCAAAAAACTTAGACTGTGAACTTCAACAATTAGCACATGATTTAGGTGTTCGTGAAATTAAATGGGAAGGAGAAATGATGAATTATGTTAAAGATACTTCTTCTTTCTCACTTGTTAAAGATCCAAACAAATGTGTTATGTGTAGAAGATGTGAAACTATGTGTAATGAAGTTCAAACAGTTAACGTTCTTTCAGCAGTAAACAGAGGATTTAACACTTTTGTAGGACCAGCATTCAATATTGATATGGCTGATAGTTCTTGTACCTTCTGTGGTCAATGTGTTGCAGTCTGTCCTACTGCTGCTCTTACAGAAGTAAATAATACTCATAAAGTTTGGATGGACTTAAATAATCCCAAAAAACATGTTGTTGTTCAAGTTGCTCCTGCAGTAAGAGTTGCAATTGGCGAATTATTTGGTATGGAACCTGGAACAATTTCAACTGGTCAAATAGCAGCTGCTCTTAGAAGAATGGGATTTGATGGAATATTTGATACAGATTTTGGTGCTGACTTAACAATTATGGAAGAAGCTTCAGAACTTGTTCATAGAATTCAGCATAATGGCACACTTCCAATGCTTACAAGTTGTTGCCCAGCTTGGGTAAAATTCTTTGAACATCAATTTCCAGATATGCTTGATATTCCTTCAACATGCAGATCACCTCAAATTATGCTAGGAGCTATAGCAAAAACATATTATGCTGAAAAGAAAAAACTTGATCCTAAAAATATTTCAGTTGTATCTATTATGCCTTGCCTAGCTAAAAAAGCTGAGGCTGCTAGAACTGAATTATCTAAAGACCACAACAATAATGTTGACGTAGTTATTACTACAAGAGAATTTGCTCAAATGCTAAAAGAAGCTACTATTGATTTTTCAACATTAGGCGAAGAAGACTTCGACTCAATATTGGGTGAAAGCACTGGTGCATCAGTAATTTTTGGAACTACAGGAGGAGTTATTGAAGCTGCAGTTAGAACAGCCTATGAATGGATTACAGGAGATGAACTTAAAGATGTTGAATTCACTCAATTAAGAGGACTTGAAGGCATTAGAGAAGCAACTGTAAAAGTTGGCGATTTAGATTTAAATATTGGTATCGCTCATGGACTTGGAAATGCAAGAAAATTACTTGAAGATATTAGAGCAGGAAAATCCAAATATCATGCAATTGAGATAATGGCATGTCCTGGCGGATGTATTGGTGGAGGTGGACAACCTTACCATCATGGAGATATGGATATCATTAGAAAGCGTCAAGAAGCAATTTATCAAGAAGATAGAAATAAAACAAAAAGAAAATCACATGAAAATACTCAAATTCTTAAATTATATGAAGAGTATCTTGGAAAACCTTATGGTGACAAAGCTCACTCTCTTCTTCATACGCATTACACTGCTAAAGATAAAATATAA